A window of the Dickeya dianthicola NCPPB 453 genome harbors these coding sequences:
- a CDS encoding integrase domain-containing protein, producing MTKLSREMKTWAKQAGGSHKTVHDRLRIVERLCRHLLTLNIQVRSVQHVKARHIESYVAARRSQGMALRTLHNEMSALRSVLRLAGRGKLVDDHRLSNQALGLGGASRAGTKYAIPDALYQSVLESARKEDAGLACALQLARLLGLRSQEAVQCCASLKRWEQQLTRQADRLTVVFGTKGGRPRETRVLDSAAVLAAVREALVIADNRNGKLIDKPDLKTAMNFWRARTTRLGLTGPHSPHSLRYAWAQDAMRFYLADGFSRQEARALVSMDLGHGDGRGRYVERVYTRQEEA from the coding sequence ATGACAAAACTCAGTCGTGAAATGAAAACATGGGCGAAACAGGCGGGTGGCAGCCATAAAACGGTTCATGATCGCCTCCGTATTGTTGAGCGTTTGTGCCGTCATCTGCTGACACTCAACATTCAGGTGCGCAGCGTACAGCACGTTAAAGCCCGGCATATCGAAAGCTATGTGGCGGCCCGCCGCTCTCAGGGCATGGCTTTGCGCACGCTGCATAACGAGATGTCCGCCTTGCGCAGCGTGCTGCGTCTGGCAGGCCGGGGCAAACTGGTGGATGACCACCGCCTGAGCAATCAGGCGCTGGGGCTGGGTGGTGCCAGCCGGGCAGGCACTAAATATGCTATCCCGGATGCGCTCTATCAGTCCGTGCTGGAGTCCGCCCGCAAGGAAGATGCCGGTCTGGCCTGTGCGCTCCAGCTTGCCCGGCTGCTGGGGTTGCGTTCGCAGGAAGCGGTACAGTGTTGCGCCTCGCTCAAGCGCTGGGAGCAGCAACTGACCCGGCAAGCTGACCGGCTCACCGTCGTGTTTGGCACCAAAGGCGGGCGACCGCGTGAAACCCGTGTGCTGGACAGCGCAGCGGTGCTTGCTGCTGTGCGTGAGGCACTTGTCATCGCCGACAACCGCAACGGCAAACTCATCGATAAACCGGATTTGAAAACCGCCATGAATTTCTGGCGTGCCCGGACTACCCGCCTCGGCCTGACCGGCCCGCACTCCCCCCACAGTCTGCGCTATGCCTGGGCGCAGGATGCCATGCGTTTCTACCTTGCCGACGGGTTTAGCCGTCAGGAGGCACGGGCACTGGTGTCGATGGATTTGGGGCATGGCGATGGCCGTGGCCGTTATGTTGAACGTGTCTACACCCGTCAGGAGGAGGCGTAA
- a CDS encoding type II toxin-antitoxin system RelE/ParE family toxin, which translates to MRVFKTKWFTKAAKSHAIKDSELCQAIEAVTQGKADDLGGGVYKKRLNQNRDRAIILAKGGEHWFYTFLYAKQDMANIDDRELAGFRELAKHYANLADEKITALIKRKELVEICHDCKK; encoded by the coding sequence ATGCGTGTATTCAAAACCAAATGGTTTACTAAGGCGGCTAAATCCCACGCTATCAAGGATAGTGAGTTATGTCAGGCCATTGAGGCGGTAACTCAGGGGAAAGCTGATGATCTCGGCGGCGGCGTTTACAAGAAACGCCTTAACCAAAACCGCGATCGCGCCATCATACTGGCGAAAGGCGGGGAACATTGGTTTTACACGTTCCTGTATGCCAAGCAGGATATGGCGAACATTGATGATCGTGAACTGGCTGGGTTCCGCGAACTGGCGAAGCACTATGCCAACCTTGCCGATGAAAAGATTACGGCACTGATTAAGCGTAAAGAACTGGTGGAGATTTGCCATGACTGCAAAAAGTAA
- a CDS encoding helix-turn-helix domain-containing protein, with the protein MTAKSKFKSPAFEAIHSAASGLFSVDAIPQETMRNFDNACLNSVESLQPLEIKALREKLNVSQPVFARYLNTSVSTVQKWESGAKRPSGLSLKLLTVVQKHGLKVLV; encoded by the coding sequence ATGACTGCAAAAAGTAAATTCAAAAGCCCGGCATTTGAGGCCATTCACAGCGCCGCGTCTGGCCTATTCAGCGTTGATGCCATCCCACAAGAAACCATGCGCAATTTTGACAACGCGTGCCTTAATAGTGTCGAGTCTCTTCAGCCTCTGGAAATTAAAGCGCTGCGTGAGAAGTTAAACGTCAGTCAGCCGGTTTTCGCCCGTTACCTGAACACCAGTGTTTCAACAGTGCAGAAATGGGAAAGCGGCGCAAAACGCCCCAGCGGGTTATCGCTGAAATTGCTTACCGTGGTGCAGAAGCATGGGTTGAAGGTGTTGGTTTGA
- a CDS encoding AAA family ATPase — MALIEGFRISNYRSLKYVTLGKTWNDRTKRPLTPLTVVIGRNGSGKSSLFDAFGFLADSLTFGVEEACHKNGRGGFDRLRSAGTQDNIEFEIYYRESPKERPITYELSIGCDEFGRPVVKKERLRQRRRGQNRGWPFSFLELYDGVGKVWSGDSLSENTEDNIDALLQEESNGTMPIELDSRQMLGIATLGNLKEHPRIARFRKFIEGWYLSYFTPDAARDLPRIGPQKHLNRIGDNLGNFVQYMEREHPKKFKMVLDDIAQKIPGIVKIDTEASPDGRLLLRFFNQGFEKPFYAQQISDGTLKLFAYMLLLEDPDPAPFVCIEEPENGLYHKLLQSLAAEFRSHATGKKGDSQLFVTTHQPYFVDALDPEEVWILEKEENGYSVLSRASDYPDVVAMYEQGLPLGSLWYSDHIDNKGFD, encoded by the coding sequence ATGGCTTTGATCGAGGGATTCAGAATTTCAAATTATCGGTCACTTAAATATGTGACTTTAGGTAAAACCTGGAATGACCGAACAAAAAGACCGCTAACCCCTTTGACAGTGGTTATTGGACGTAATGGTTCCGGGAAAAGTTCCTTATTTGATGCTTTCGGCTTTCTTGCTGACTCTTTGACGTTTGGTGTGGAGGAAGCGTGCCATAAAAATGGACGTGGGGGGTTTGACCGATTACGCTCAGCAGGCACGCAGGATAATATTGAGTTCGAAATATATTACCGAGAATCACCTAAAGAAAGGCCAATAACTTATGAGTTATCTATAGGTTGTGATGAGTTTGGGCGGCCGGTTGTTAAGAAAGAACGGCTTCGTCAGCGTAGACGAGGACAAAACAGAGGGTGGCCTTTCTCATTTCTGGAACTCTATGATGGAGTAGGAAAAGTTTGGTCTGGTGATTCCTTGTCGGAAAATACAGAGGATAATATTGATGCTCTTCTCCAGGAGGAATCGAATGGCACGATGCCAATTGAACTCGATAGTCGACAGATGCTGGGTATTGCCACTCTAGGTAATTTAAAAGAACATCCTCGTATTGCCCGTTTTAGGAAATTTATTGAAGGATGGTATCTTTCATATTTTACACCGGATGCTGCAAGGGATTTACCTCGAATTGGACCACAAAAACATTTAAATCGAATTGGTGACAACCTTGGTAACTTTGTACAGTATATGGAAAGAGAACATCCGAAGAAATTTAAGATGGTTTTGGATGATATTGCGCAAAAAATTCCCGGAATTGTTAAAATTGATACAGAGGCATCCCCCGATGGTCGTTTGTTATTACGATTTTTCAACCAGGGTTTTGAGAAACCATTTTATGCCCAGCAAATTTCTGATGGGACATTAAAACTCTTTGCCTATATGCTTTTGCTGGAGGATCCAGATCCCGCTCCATTTGTGTGTATCGAAGAGCCTGAGAATGGATTATACCATAAATTATTACAATCCTTGGCCGCAGAGTTTAGAAGTCATGCAACGGGTAAAAAAGGGGACTCGCAATTATTTGTCACAACCCACCAGCCTTATTTCGTTGATGCTCTTGATCCAGAAGAAGTTTGGATACTTGAGAAAGAAGAGAATGGTTATTCTGTTCTGAGTCGAGCATCCGATTATCCGGATGTTGTGGCAATGTATGAGCAAGGATTACCTTTAGGAAGTTTATGGTATAGTGACCACATTGATAATAAGGGCTTTGACTGA
- a CDS encoding DUF4276 family protein — MHYEILVEGQCELTALSILMPKIAGEYNSPNTWRIHKHRGIGSLPENPSKAPKFSDTSLLGQLPAKLRAYAANPDPERKVIILIDLDDKDKQEFHAELMTLLNYCENDFSVFFSFAEEELEAWYFGDRSALLKYNPKISIDKLNIYVQDSICDTWKLLLEADEPALAKLNKRDRRLLDKKIYWAKKIPPHMDVNINVSPSFSVFKGAFS, encoded by the coding sequence ATGCATTATGAGATATTAGTTGAAGGTCAGTGTGAACTAACCGCCCTTTCAATTCTCATGCCTAAAATAGCAGGAGAGTATAATAGCCCCAATACTTGGAGAATTCATAAACATAGGGGTATTGGTTCCCTGCCTGAAAATCCATCTAAAGCACCAAAGTTCAGCGATACCTCGTTGTTAGGACAACTACCTGCTAAATTACGTGCTTATGCTGCTAATCCAGATCCAGAAAGGAAGGTTATTATACTAATCGATCTTGACGATAAGGATAAACAGGAATTTCATGCAGAACTGATGACGTTACTAAATTATTGTGAAAATGATTTTTCTGTTTTTTTCTCTTTTGCTGAAGAAGAGTTGGAAGCTTGGTATTTTGGCGACAGAAGCGCACTCTTAAAATATAACCCAAAAATATCTATTGATAAGTTAAATATTTATGTGCAGGATTCGATATGTGATACTTGGAAATTACTTTTAGAAGCAGATGAGCCTGCCTTGGCTAAACTGAATAAAAGAGATCGTCGTCTTCTGGATAAAAAAATTTATTGGGCTAAAAAAATCCCTCCACATATGGATGTGAATATAAATGTTTCCCCAAGTTTTTCAGTTTTTAAAGGAGCTTTTTCCTGA
- a CDS encoding type II toxin-antitoxin system RelE/ParE family toxin — protein sequence MYELIFHPEAASEIYDLEPVMQAKALKGLEKLEAKGPELRYPDTDIIEDGLFELRVGRKDISRTFFAYAKGRKIYILRTFIKKTPKTPKAEIALAKSRWEELKDGS from the coding sequence ATGTATGAATTGATTTTTCACCCCGAAGCTGCAAGCGAAATTTATGACCTCGAACCTGTTATGCAGGCAAAGGCGCTTAAAGGGCTGGAAAAGCTTGAAGCTAAAGGGCCCGAGCTAAGATATCCAGACACGGACATCATTGAAGATGGATTGTTTGAGCTACGGGTTGGTAGAAAAGACATCAGCAGAACGTTTTTTGCTTACGCCAAAGGACGTAAGATCTATATTTTAAGGACATTCATCAAGAAAACCCCTAAGACCCCGAAAGCTGAAATAGCGCTGGCAAAGTCAAGATGGGAGGAATTGAAAGATGGCAGTTAA
- a CDS encoding helix-turn-helix domain-containing protein, producing the protein MAVKGIRFSDVKAKALSNHEVKKAYEDETQEEELRAVLIEMKSRSGLTSTEIAARMGVSQPAVSRLERNVSSASISTLQRYAAACGMQLKLSLG; encoded by the coding sequence ATGGCAGTTAAAGGTATCCGATTTTCTGATGTTAAAGCGAAAGCGCTTTCTAATCATGAAGTTAAAAAAGCGTATGAGGACGAAACTCAAGAAGAAGAGCTTCGCGCTGTTCTGATCGAAATGAAGTCCAGGTCAGGTCTGACAAGTACAGAGATCGCCGCTCGCATGGGTGTGAGCCAACCCGCCGTAAGCCGCCTTGAGAGAAATGTATCCAGTGCCAGTATCTCAACCTTACAACGTTATGCCGCTGCTTGCGGGATGCAGCTTAAGCTGTCACTGGGTTAA
- a CDS encoding GNAT family N-acetyltransferase, translating into MGITAPELLLPQHAVVDFHCSEPSLNEWLKRKALKNQTLGASRTFVVCEAGTQRVVGFYALASGSIQRQVAPGAFRRNMPDPIPVLVLGRLAVDERYQRMGIGAGLLKDAVLRSRNVAQQVGNKALLVHALSDEAKAFYQYWGFVPSEIQEHTLLLSLW; encoded by the coding sequence GTGGGAATAACGGCACCTGAATTATTGCTGCCTCAACATGCGGTTGTGGATTTTCATTGTTCAGAGCCGTCATTGAATGAATGGCTGAAACGCAAGGCGTTAAAAAATCAGACGCTGGGCGCTTCACGCACCTTCGTGGTGTGTGAAGCCGGTACACAGCGTGTGGTGGGGTTCTATGCCCTCGCGTCGGGCAGCATCCAGCGTCAGGTTGCGCCGGGCGCATTCCGGCGCAATATGCCTGACCCCATTCCTGTTCTGGTGCTCGGTAGATTAGCCGTTGATGAACGTTATCAACGTATGGGGATCGGTGCCGGGCTCCTGAAAGATGCGGTACTCCGCTCCCGCAATGTAGCGCAGCAGGTAGGCAACAAAGCGTTATTGGTACATGCGTTATCTGATGAGGCAAAAGCGTTCTACCAATACTGGGGTTTTGTCCCGTCAGAAATACAGGAACACACCTTATTATTATCGTTATGGTAA
- a CDS encoding type II toxin-antitoxin system TacA family antitoxin codes for MRTETKETPINIRAKASQRELIDVAAKLLSKSRTEFILDAACREAEDVLLDQRLFLVNDEQYDAFIQVLESPVTDNPRMNALLNRKSPWE; via the coding sequence ATGCGAACAGAGACAAAAGAAACGCCGATTAATATTCGTGCTAAAGCATCACAGCGGGAGCTGATTGATGTCGCCGCTAAATTGCTGTCGAAATCAAGAACAGAGTTTATCCTTGATGCTGCCTGCCGTGAGGCTGAGGATGTGTTGTTGGATCAAAGGCTGTTTCTGGTCAATGATGAACAATATGATGCTTTCATTCAGGTGCTGGAATCACCTGTCACAGATAATCCGCGTATGAATGCATTACTGAACAGGAAATCTCCGTGGGAATAA
- a CDS encoding IS5 family transposase (programmed frameshift), which translates to MLPPERGSSRGGRPYFAHRHVMNGLFWVLCSGAPWRDLPERYGHWKTIYNRFNRWSKAGIINNIFNRLLQILDKKELIDWDVIALDGSNVRALKAAAGAKKKHPDEREDHGLGRSRGGFGAKIHLVTDGTGLPLSFCLSGGQAHESRYAETLLNRVGIIRKNGHLKSRPKAVPADKGYSGNNLHLYLKIKGIKAVIPFKSNEKASQDRRRPLDRGLYKKRNVVEHCFAILKENRRIATRSEKTARNYLSMLKLGAIRLFLKRLLS; encoded by the exons ATGCTGCCGCCTGAAAGAGGCTCTTCCAGAGGCGGGCGCCCTTACTTTGCGCACAGACACGTCATGAATGGCCTATTTTGGGTTCTTTGCTCTGGCGCGCCCTGGCGGGATTTACCTGAACGTTATGGTCACTGGAAAACCATTTATAACCGCTTTAACCGGTGGTCTAAAGCCGGAATAATAAACAATATTTTCAATAGATTACTCCAAATTCTGGATAAGAAAGAGCTGATTGACTGGGATGTTATCGCGCTGGATGGCAGTAACGTTCGCGCCCTGAAAGCGGCCGCCGGTGCGA AAAAAAAACATCCCGATGAACGCGAGGATCATGGGCTGGGTCGCTCTCGCGGCGGCTTTGGCGCCAAAATCCATCTGGTGACAGATGGCACAGGATTACCGCTGAGTTTCTGCCTGAGCGGCGGACAAGCCCACGAAAGCCGGTATGCGGAAACCTTGCTTAACCGGGTCGGGATTATCCGAAAAAACGGGCATCTGAAATCACGTCCGAAAGCGGTGCCGGCGGATAAGGGCTATTCAGGCAACAATCTTCACCTTTATTTGAAAATAAAAGGAATAAAAGCCGTTATTCCTTTTAAATCGAATGAGAAGGCCAGTCAGGACAGACGTCGGCCCCTCGACAGAGGCCTGTACAAAAAACGCAATGTTGTGGAACATTGCTTTGCGATACTCAAAGAAAATCGCCGTATTGCCACCCGCTCGGAAAAAACAGCCAGAAACTACTTGAGTATGCTAAAACTGGGAGCGATCAGGTTATTTTTAAAGCGGTTGTTAAGTTAA
- a CDS encoding DUF6880 family protein has protein sequence MVRELTKKQLAALNELSRDTLVEIVLALTHEHKPVRDRLVNGWLSEPDDVLKRLEKAYNHEANGRHFYDYYAADGFFADLERDIVAPLGKLIPAHFLRVEALAARMILDFERLSQQVDTSSGSWMGYLSALFEVWIAALAQQKEASPALIAGKIYAVAQKDEWFVFERLADWRGELGTETLRALRDLLLKDGHDDDAFVLSLAVRDVEGAKALFERSHIGNVKAVLQLCALLVDERRASEAIVILQALKQGPREWMLPKKEWATLLVDALLEEGRKEDARQVAEATFRQAPEACFWQLYLKSGGDAERDFSRFLTAAIMVGFEHSVQFLSDLEQYSLVNDLIMGKSEYSLALPDGIQGSFWRTLSSTLKKQGFYSGAILLRRRLAESAISTASSRHYSSAASDAKQAIDYARSAGESGWREETLGWLQALHREHFRKYALWKLMQEKIPALQVTKQGVALVD, from the coding sequence ATGGTCAGAGAACTGACGAAAAAGCAGCTTGCTGCGTTGAACGAGCTCAGCCGTGACACGCTGGTAGAGATTGTACTAGCGCTAACCCATGAGCATAAACCGGTGCGCGATAGGCTGGTTAACGGCTGGCTGTCTGAACCGGATGATGTGCTAAAACGCCTTGAGAAAGCCTATAACCACGAGGCGAACGGCCGGCATTTTTATGATTATTATGCAGCCGATGGTTTTTTTGCCGATTTGGAACGGGATATTGTGGCCCCGCTCGGCAAACTGATTCCTGCCCATTTTTTGCGTGTTGAGGCGCTGGCCGCGCGCATGATTCTCGATTTTGAACGGTTGTCGCAACAGGTGGATACCTCCAGCGGGAGCTGGATGGGTTACCTTTCTGCACTGTTTGAGGTGTGGATAGCCGCGCTGGCACAACAAAAAGAGGCGTCGCCAGCGTTGATCGCCGGGAAGATCTACGCGGTAGCCCAGAAAGATGAGTGGTTTGTGTTTGAACGGCTGGCGGACTGGCGTGGCGAGCTGGGTACCGAGACATTGCGTGCGTTGCGCGATTTACTGCTGAAAGACGGGCATGATGATGATGCTTTTGTACTCAGCCTGGCTGTCCGCGATGTGGAGGGGGCCAAAGCGTTGTTCGAACGGAGTCACATCGGCAATGTGAAAGCCGTGCTGCAACTGTGCGCGTTGTTGGTTGATGAGCGGCGCGCATCGGAAGCGATCGTGATTCTTCAGGCTCTCAAGCAAGGTCCGCGGGAGTGGATGCTGCCTAAAAAAGAGTGGGCCACCTTGCTGGTTGATGCGTTGCTGGAAGAAGGGCGCAAAGAGGACGCGCGTCAGGTGGCGGAAGCGACGTTTCGTCAGGCGCCGGAAGCCTGTTTCTGGCAGTTGTACCTGAAATCCGGCGGTGATGCCGAGCGGGATTTTTCGCGTTTTCTGACGGCGGCAATCATGGTTGGGTTTGAACACTCCGTGCAGTTTTTGTCAGACCTTGAACAGTATTCGCTGGTTAATGACCTGATTATGGGGAAAAGTGAATACTCACTTGCATTACCTGATGGTATTCAGGGTTCCTTCTGGCGCACGCTGTCATCTACGTTGAAAAAACAGGGGTTTTATTCTGGGGCGATTCTCTTACGGCGTCGGCTGGCAGAGTCGGCTATCAGCACGGCGAGCAGCAGGCATTATTCGTCTGCCGCGTCGGATGCCAAACAGGCGATCGACTATGCCCGTTCGGCTGGCGAGTCAGGCTGGCGGGAAGAGACGCTCGGCTGGTTGCAGGCGTTGCACCGCGAACATTTTCGCAAGTATGCGCTGTGGAAGCTGATGCAGGAGAAAATCCCCGCTTTACAGGTGACGAAGCAAGGCGTCGCACTTGTCGATTAA
- a CDS encoding LysE/ArgO family amino acid transporter has translation MPLPIFITGFMTSAGLIVAIGAQNSFVLRQGMRREHVFWVSSVCFLCDMALMTLGVLGLGKIINDNKPAITALTLAGVLFLLWYGYNALKSAWRGNNQLTFTTQGDGLRRRRTVIGASLAVSLLNPHVYLDTVAIIGGISSGIAPDLKLFYLAGSISASFLWFYTIGYTAAACSRYFANPLTWRVIDSLIGCYMIFMVFQLCRFLYQV, from the coding sequence ATGCCGTTACCTATTTTTATTACCGGTTTTATGACCAGTGCCGGTTTGATCGTCGCGATCGGTGCGCAAAATTCCTTCGTGTTGCGTCAGGGGATGCGCCGGGAGCATGTGTTCTGGGTCAGTTCGGTGTGCTTTTTATGCGATATGGCGCTGATGACGCTCGGCGTGCTGGGCCTTGGCAAAATCATCAACGACAACAAACCGGCAATCACTGCGCTGACGCTGGCCGGGGTGCTGTTTCTGCTGTGGTATGGGTACAACGCGCTGAAAAGCGCCTGGCGCGGCAACAACCAGCTGACGTTCACCACCCAGGGCGACGGCCTGCGCCGCCGTCGCACGGTGATCGGCGCCAGTCTGGCGGTCAGCCTGCTCAATCCGCATGTCTATCTCGACACGGTGGCGATCATCGGCGGCATTTCCTCCGGCATCGCTCCCGACCTGAAACTGTTTTATCTGGCCGGCTCCATCAGCGCGTCGTTTCTCTGGTTCTACACCATCGGCTACACCGCCGCCGCCTGCTCGCGGTATTTCGCCAACCCGCTCACCTGGCGCGTCATCGACAGCCTGATCGGCTGCTATATGATTTTTATGGTGTTTCAGCTATGCCGCTTTCTGTATCAGGTATAA
- a CDS encoding very short patch repair endonuclease — MADVHKPEIRRKNMKAIGNHDTAIELKISSLLDQLGFEFRTQVKNMPGKPDFVIDEYKKVIFTHGCFWHHHDCHLFKVPATRTEFWLKKINQNVTRDKENNQKLISDGWSILLIWECAIRGRYKLSEQDISERIEEWICAGDYSAEINISGLHHLKDQCS, encoded by the coding sequence ATGGCTGATGTGCATAAACCAGAGATTCGCAGAAAAAACATGAAAGCGATCGGTAATCATGACACAGCCATTGAATTAAAAATCTCCAGCCTACTCGATCAACTTGGGTTCGAATTTCGAACCCAGGTAAAAAACATGCCTGGAAAACCTGACTTTGTCATCGATGAATATAAAAAAGTCATTTTTACTCATGGCTGCTTCTGGCATCATCATGATTGTCATCTTTTCAAAGTTCCCGCCACCAGAACCGAGTTCTGGTTAAAAAAAATAAATCAAAACGTCACAAGAGACAAAGAGAATAATCAGAAATTAATTTCCGATGGATGGAGCATTTTACTTATATGGGAATGTGCTATTCGTGGCCGATATAAACTTTCAGAACAGGATATTTCTGAACGTATAGAAGAATGGATTTGTGCAGGAGATTACTCTGCTGAAATAAACATATCAGGGCTACATCATCTAAAGGATCAGTGTTCATAA
- a CDS encoding DNA cytosine methyltransferase, with the protein MSQLELVTQELLIEKNERDQIKKLQEDKILISYLVEIYDQKYIASVLRSVGHNDWTRETLNRWLNGKAAPKPFTSAEVIKLRELLPSPPACHPHYRFRFIDLFAGIGGIRKGFEEIGGECVFTSEWNKEAVRTYKANWFCNPERHIFNEDIREITLSNDQTVSEQQAYKNIAQKIPDHDVLLAGFPCQPFSLAGVSKKNSLGRAHGFECETQGTLFFDVARIIASKKPAIFLLENVKNLKSHDKGKTFRIIMETLDELGYVVADSEHIGSDDPKIIDGKHFLPQHRERIVLVGFRKDLNIHHDFTLKDIKKYIPENKPALSGLLDDDIDKKYILTPLLWKYLYNYAKKHQAKGNGFGFGLVNPHEQDSTTRTLSARYHKDGSEILIDRGWDKGLGEKDFDNSLNQEKRPRRLTPRECARLMGFEKPGQAEFKIPVSDTQAYRQFGNSVVVPVFSAVAKLLKPYIEKAIEVKEKKEI; encoded by the coding sequence ATGAGTCAGCTGGAATTGGTTACACAAGAACTACTCATTGAAAAAAATGAGCGTGATCAGATAAAAAAACTTCAGGAAGATAAAATCCTTATAAGCTATCTTGTTGAAATATATGATCAAAAATATATAGCTTCAGTTCTGCGCTCCGTGGGCCATAACGACTGGACCAGAGAAACATTGAATCGATGGCTGAACGGTAAAGCAGCACCAAAACCATTCACAAGTGCAGAGGTGATAAAACTTAGGGAGCTACTGCCATCTCCTCCTGCGTGCCACCCGCATTATCGTTTCCGTTTTATCGATCTCTTCGCTGGCATTGGCGGTATCAGAAAAGGCTTTGAAGAGATTGGAGGAGAATGTGTTTTTACCAGCGAATGGAACAAAGAGGCAGTAAGGACTTACAAAGCAAACTGGTTCTGCAACCCGGAAAGACACATATTTAATGAGGATATTCGTGAGATCACATTGAGTAATGATCAAACAGTAAGCGAACAACAAGCCTATAAAAACATAGCTCAGAAAATCCCTGACCATGATGTTCTTTTGGCCGGATTCCCATGTCAGCCGTTTTCTCTCGCGGGTGTGTCGAAAAAAAACTCACTGGGCAGAGCGCATGGATTCGAATGCGAAACACAAGGCACGCTCTTTTTTGATGTTGCCCGTATTATTGCGTCTAAAAAACCAGCGATATTCCTTCTTGAAAATGTAAAAAACTTAAAGAGTCATGACAAAGGGAAAACATTCCGTATTATCATGGAAACGCTGGACGAGCTCGGTTATGTTGTAGCTGACTCAGAACATATAGGTTCTGATGATCCTAAGATTATTGATGGAAAACACTTCCTTCCTCAACACAGAGAACGTATTGTATTAGTTGGATTTAGAAAGGATCTAAATATCCATCATGACTTCACATTAAAAGATATTAAAAAATATATACCGGAGAACAAACCAGCATTATCCGGGTTATTAGACGATGACATAGATAAAAAATATATACTAACGCCATTACTATGGAAATATCTCTATAACTATGCAAAAAAACATCAGGCTAAAGGAAACGGTTTTGGTTTCGGCCTTGTAAATCCTCACGAACAGGATAGTACAACACGAACGTTATCAGCGCGTTACCACAAAGATGGCTCAGAAATTCTCATAGACAGAGGATGGGATAAAGGCCTGGGCGAAAAAGATTTCGATAACAGTCTGAACCAGGAAAAACGTCCCCGTCGTTTAACCCCAAGGGAGTGTGCTCGTCTCATGGGTTTTGAGAAACCCGGGCAGGCTGAATTTAAAATCCCTGTATCTGATACACAGGCATATCGTCAATTCGGTAATTCTGTTGTTGTCCCCGTGTTCTCGGCTGTAGCTAAACTGCTAAAACCATATATCGAAAAGGCTATAGAAGTTAAAGAAAAAAAGGAGATTTAA